The proteins below are encoded in one region of Methanosarcina barkeri 3:
- a CDS encoding cation diffusion facilitator family transporter, with product MQADKKLDETRNKTRNKSYLGLALSLTLTLFKLLAGTLGNSTLLLADAVHSFSEFINECTKFLDYSIGSKPEDESHNYGHGKVTTLCVGAGALILLFASFHTISLSSGKLLMFLQSKEPGTPEVTALYAAIAAFVLRNIMAILIGNPEVQVKEVSSKDYVPIKHLSIIQIKNLLAIHIKHLSIIQIKNLLAIHIKYLSVVPVKYLLAIPIKELLAVRIKKLLVIPIKDVLIFGFVIAGIGCTFLPEKGFKIADSFVALFLSLYLLETSGKLLYKTANELIEASLDEENNLRIREIIDKTENVTGSGELKTRRIGKNIAINASVNVNNSLNVLEAAEIANLVEERLKASFTEDIYVLIKIEPVEVVNKSFKNKVDLLMGRQEKRQIYFNKIKT from the coding sequence ATGCAAGCGGATAAAAAGCTTGACGAAACCCGCAATAAAACCCGCAATAAATCTTATTTGGGGCTTGCTTTGAGTTTGACATTGACACTTTTCAAGCTGCTAGCCGGGACTTTGGGAAATAGTACTTTACTTCTCGCCGATGCAGTTCATTCTTTCTCCGAATTTATCAATGAGTGTACAAAATTTTTGGATTATTCTATTGGAAGCAAACCTGAGGATGAAAGTCACAACTACGGACATGGAAAAGTCACAACCCTCTGCGTGGGAGCAGGGGCTTTAATTCTACTTTTTGCAAGTTTTCATACAATTTCTCTGAGTTCCGGAAAACTGCTCATGTTTTTGCAGAGTAAAGAGCCCGGAACTCCTGAAGTCACTGCACTCTATGCCGCAATTGCAGCCTTTGTATTAAGAAATATTATGGCTATCTTGATAGGAAATCCTGAAGTACAAGTTAAAGAGGTTTCCTCGAAAGATTATGTCCCCATAAAACACTTATCAATCATCCAGATAAAAAACCTATTAGCCATCCATATAAAACACTTATCAATCATCCAGATAAAAAACCTATTAGCCATCCATATAAAATACTTATCAGTTGTCCCAGTGAAATACTTATTAGCTATCCCAATAAAAGAATTATTAGCCGTCCGGATAAAAAAGTTATTAGTTATTCCAATAAAAGATGTACTGATATTCGGCTTTGTTATTGCAGGCATAGGCTGCACGTTCCTACCTGAAAAAGGCTTTAAAATAGCTGATTCTTTCGTTGCACTTTTTTTAAGCCTCTATCTTCTTGAAACTTCAGGCAAACTTCTCTACAAGACTGCAAACGAGTTGATAGAAGCCTCCCTTGATGAGGAAAATAACCTTAGAATTAGGGAGATTATAGACAAAACCGAAAACGTCACAGGTTCCGGGGAACTTAAAACCCGCAGGATAGGAAAGAATATAGCAATCAATGCTAGTGTCAATGTGAATAATTCCCTGAATGTTCTGGAAGCTGCAGAGATAGCAAACCTGGTAGAAGAGAGGCTGAAAGCATCTTTTACGGAAGATATATACGTATTGATAAAAATCGAGCCCGTAGAAGTAGTGAATAAGAGTTTCAAAAACAAAGTAGATTTGCTAATGGGAAGACAGGAGAAAAGGCAAATTTATTTTAATAAAATAAAAACATAG
- a CDS encoding hydantoinase/oxoprolinase family protein: MHYSLGIDAGGTYTDAVIVRDSDGSVIEFSKALTTYPDPLPGMKNAIDALTPEYLKDIKLVSVSTTLSTNTILESTGFPVGLIMVGDYVIPEKLPTAYWVTVSGGHNNDGEELQTLDIASVKEFALKVKDKVSAFAVSSYFSNRNPEHELAVKKVVKEFTGHPVVCGHELSQDLGAYERAITAFLNAQLIPVTHKFIQAIVKEFEIRGINANLLMLKCDGSVVGIEEALEKPIETIFSGPAASLVGASHLSRFNTCAMIDVGGTSTDVAMIVNGLPQLSNIGAVVGGWQTRVKAIRMETSATGGDSHIWVKGDRIYIGPRRVIPLCRASVTYPGFKEKLKLNKVAKGYLCESIQVTKFYVRTDFKPIELKAGEREIYRHIGKEPVSFGDLLIALKKRPAPSILDSLVQKRLIQSIGFTPTDALHVLGEYTEWDVEAATIGASMLGRILKQSPETFSAEAKRRVARNIAEDLIAYLIEGMPRNEIDRVLLGRNFTRFRVEIPVVLLGGPVKAYVEDLRTLINADFIVPEHAEVGNAVGALVGKGIKRVEILIKTKVIKSLEGKAENIDNEAHEKCTAENTLPYETKNEFIVFSPSERTKFESYHEAVEFAEKLGRQLVMDYMVSAGLQKENINIDVSRKHLAPSGWTDVPLETKLVFVGVGIPKTTITA, from the coding sequence ATGCACTACAGTCTTGGAATCGATGCAGGAGGCACTTATACTGATGCCGTTATCGTTAGGGACTCGGACGGATCTGTCATCGAATTCAGTAAAGCGCTTACTACTTATCCCGATCCACTCCCTGGAATGAAAAATGCTATTGATGCACTTACTCCAGAGTACCTTAAAGACATTAAACTGGTATCCGTATCTACGACCCTGTCTACGAATACTATCCTGGAAAGCACCGGGTTTCCAGTAGGGTTAATTATGGTAGGGGATTATGTGATTCCTGAGAAACTTCCTACGGCTTACTGGGTGACAGTCTCTGGTGGGCATAACAATGACGGGGAAGAGTTACAGACTCTTGACATCGCTTCCGTAAAAGAATTTGCCCTAAAGGTAAAAGATAAGGTTTCTGCTTTTGCGGTTTCTTCATACTTCAGTAACCGCAACCCGGAACATGAGCTTGCTGTCAAAAAAGTAGTAAAGGAATTTACAGGGCACCCTGTTGTTTGCGGACACGAACTTTCTCAGGATCTTGGAGCCTATGAAAGGGCTATAACTGCATTTCTTAACGCCCAGTTAATTCCTGTTACTCACAAATTTATTCAGGCGATAGTCAAGGAATTTGAAATCAGAGGTATAAACGCAAACTTATTGATGTTGAAATGTGATGGGTCAGTGGTAGGGATAGAAGAAGCCCTGGAAAAACCCATTGAGACAATATTTTCAGGGCCTGCCGCAAGCCTTGTTGGGGCATCTCATCTGAGCAGGTTCAACACCTGTGCTATGATTGACGTTGGCGGTACGAGCACGGACGTAGCCATGATAGTGAACGGGCTTCCCCAACTTAGCAATATAGGTGCCGTTGTCGGAGGCTGGCAAACCCGAGTAAAAGCTATTCGTATGGAGACCTCTGCAACAGGGGGAGACAGTCATATCTGGGTAAAAGGTGATCGAATTTATATCGGTCCTCGTCGGGTAATTCCACTCTGTCGGGCTTCGGTCACTTACCCCGGTTTCAAGGAAAAACTGAAATTGAACAAGGTTGCAAAAGGGTATCTCTGTGAAAGCATCCAGGTAACAAAATTTTATGTCAGGACCGATTTCAAACCTATTGAACTGAAGGCCGGAGAGCGGGAAATCTACAGGCATATAGGAAAAGAGCCTGTTTCCTTCGGGGATCTGCTAATAGCCCTGAAAAAACGCCCAGCTCCATCTATTCTGGACTCATTAGTCCAGAAAAGGTTAATCCAATCAATAGGCTTTACTCCTACTGATGCCCTTCACGTGCTTGGAGAATATACCGAATGGGATGTGGAGGCTGCAACAATTGGGGCTTCCATGCTTGGGAGAATACTGAAGCAGAGCCCGGAAACTTTCAGTGCGGAAGCAAAACGCAGGGTTGCACGAAATATTGCCGAAGACCTTATTGCTTATCTTATAGAAGGAATGCCAAGAAACGAGATTGATAGGGTTCTTCTTGGAAGGAACTTTACCCGTTTCAGAGTTGAAATTCCCGTAGTGCTTTTAGGAGGGCCCGTAAAGGCATACGTTGAGGATCTGAGAACCCTTATAAATGCTGATTTCATAGTTCCAGAGCATGCTGAGGTTGGTAATGCTGTGGGAGCCCTTGTCGGAAAAGGAATTAAAAGAGTAGAGATTCTTATAAAAACAAAAGTCATTAAATCTCTTGAAGGTAAGGCTGAGAATATAGATAATGAGGCTCATGAGAAGTGTACTGCAGAAAATACTTTGCCGTATGAAACTAAAAATGAGTTCATTGTCTTTTCCCCATCTGAAAGAACGAAATTTGAAAGCTATCATGAAGCCGTTGAGTTCGCAGAAAAGCTTGGAAGACAGCTTGTTATGGACTACATGGTGAGTGCAGGACTTCAAAAGGAGAATATAAATATAGACGTAAGCCGGAAGCATCTAGCGCCAAGCGGCTGGACTGATGTGCCCCTGGAAACAAAACTTGTTTTCGTAGGAGTAGGAATCCCAAAAACTACGATTACAGCCTGA
- a CDS encoding hydantoinase/oxoprolinase N-terminal domain-containing protein, translating to MQYSLGIDAGGTCTDAVILRDSDSRILDTSKAITTYPDLMVGIRNALDKLNPEYLSKVKLVSVSTTLSTNTILEKTGYPVGLILVGNYTVPRELPADYCTTVKGGHDSNGDELQPLDLTAVEQFAVSLKKKVSAFAVSSYFSTRNPEHELKVKEIILKLTGHPVVCGHELSQELGAYERAATAVLNAQLIPITYQFIHSITAEIKKRNLDAKIFMLKCDGSVIDIKGAKLRPIETIFSGPAASIKGASYLSGLDTCAVIDVGGTSTDVSIIKNGVPELCEKGAVVGGWQTRVKAIRTESSANGGDSHVWFKKCIRIGPRRVMPLCVAAVLYPHFKEKLENNPVPLRTMLSEHTQPTKFFVSTGADPISPTESEKKLLEIIKDEPLSIHEILNKMKRFPSPAVLDSLVQQRVIQAIGFTPTDALHVLGEYTEWDVEAAQIGAKKLSRFTQMGIHAFCKKIKQQVAKNMVYNLMSYIMEGRGKEGIKKMLEEDVPVQYKLNIPIVLLGGPVKAYYEDIKALIDAEIIVPEQASVGNAVGALVGKGIKRIEIIVRPSSMENPDQNFLVFTPAGRKKFEQYQMAVEYSYKTGEELILDSMKDFGLPEGSIKISTSMEYLSPPGWKHTPMETKITFIGVCTPGDLV from the coding sequence ATGCAATATAGTCTGGGTATTGACGCAGGCGGAACCTGCACCGATGCTGTAATTTTAAGAGATTCGGACAGCCGGATCCTTGATACCAGCAAGGCAATTACTACCTATCCGGACCTTATGGTCGGAATTCGAAATGCACTTGATAAACTAAATCCGGAGTATCTTAGCAAAGTAAAACTGGTATCGGTTTCCACAACCCTGTCAACAAATACCATTCTCGAAAAAACAGGGTATCCTGTTGGTCTGATTCTGGTAGGGAACTATACTGTCCCAAGAGAACTTCCAGCAGATTACTGTACTACTGTAAAAGGAGGGCATGACAGCAATGGAGATGAGCTGCAGCCTCTGGACCTTACTGCCGTGGAACAGTTTGCAGTAAGCCTGAAAAAGAAAGTTTCCGCATTTGCGGTGTCTTCGTACTTCAGCACAAGAAACCCGGAACATGAGCTTAAAGTAAAGGAAATAATTCTTAAATTGACAGGGCATCCTGTGGTTTGCGGACATGAATTATCTCAGGAGCTTGGAGCTTACGAAAGGGCGGCTACCGCTGTCTTAAATGCCCAGCTAATTCCTATAACATACCAGTTTATTCATTCTATCACTGCCGAAATAAAGAAAAGAAACCTTGATGCGAAAATCTTTATGCTGAAATGTGACGGCTCGGTTATAGATATAAAAGGTGCAAAACTACGTCCCATTGAAACCATATTCTCAGGCCCTGCTGCAAGTATTAAGGGAGCTTCTTACCTTTCAGGGCTGGACACCTGTGCCGTAATCGATGTGGGAGGAACAAGTACGGATGTTTCCATAATAAAGAACGGAGTCCCTGAGCTTTGTGAGAAAGGAGCAGTTGTAGGAGGCTGGCAAACCCGAGTAAAAGCGATAAGAACAGAGAGTTCGGCAAATGGGGGAGATAGCCATGTGTGGTTTAAGAAATGCATCAGGATAGGCCCGAGAAGAGTTATGCCACTCTGCGTTGCTGCTGTACTGTACCCCCACTTTAAAGAAAAACTTGAAAACAATCCCGTGCCCTTAAGAACTATGCTCAGTGAGCATACTCAGCCTACAAAATTCTTTGTCAGCACCGGAGCAGACCCTATTAGTCCTACAGAAAGCGAGAAGAAGTTACTTGAGATTATAAAAGACGAACCTCTTTCTATTCACGAAATTTTAAATAAAATGAAGCGGTTTCCCTCTCCAGCAGTCCTTGATTCACTAGTTCAGCAACGTGTAATCCAGGCTATAGGCTTCACACCGACTGATGCCCTGCATGTGCTTGGGGAATATACCGAATGGGATGTGGAAGCTGCCCAGATAGGAGCAAAAAAACTTTCGCGTTTTACTCAAATGGGAATTCATGCTTTTTGCAAAAAGATAAAGCAGCAAGTTGCAAAAAATATGGTTTACAATTTGATGTCTTATATCATGGAAGGCAGGGGAAAAGAAGGGATAAAGAAAATGCTGGAGGAAGATGTTCCTGTACAGTACAAATTAAATATTCCCATAGTCCTGCTCGGAGGCCCTGTAAAGGCTTATTATGAAGATATCAAGGCACTTATTGATGCAGAGATTATAGTTCCTGAGCAGGCTAGTGTAGGAAATGCAGTTGGAGCTCTAGTAGGAAAAGGAATTAAAAGAATTGAGATAATTGTAAGACCATCCTCAATGGAAAATCCAGACCAGAACTTCCTGGTATTTACCCCTGCAGGAAGGAAGAAGTTTGAGCAGTATCAGATGGCAGTAGAATATTCCTATAAAACTGGAGAAGAACTTATTCTGGACTCAATGAAAGATTTTGGACTTCCAGAAGGCTCAATAAAAATAAGCACAAGTATGGAATACCTTTCTCCACCTGGCTGGAAACATACGCCAATGGAAACAAAAATAACTTTTATAGGTGTCTGTACTCCGGGGGACTTAGTTTAA
- a CDS encoding winged helix-turn-helix domain-containing protein: MDSSLIDLVFRSDKRKNLLILLDSGSKNIDEIKNTLDVTATSILPQIKKLIDHDLIVQEDRMYKLTVLGEFIIKKIKPLISALEVIEKNNSYWTGHDLNAIPRHLLERVSELGDCTFIEPDLNHIYEPSQEIIDSMANAKHASTFASYFNPAYLPLYVELGRKDAELSLNFTQSVWDHLSNEHSNMINELMGMDNVSLYVSKEGIKLTEITVTDRTMLLGLFDKKGKFDQQFIISSESSALLWGQELFDYFKRLSRQVNKI, encoded by the coding sequence ATGGATTCTTCACTTATTGATCTTGTTTTCCGCTCCGATAAGAGAAAAAACCTTCTTATACTGCTGGATAGCGGCTCAAAAAATATTGACGAAATCAAGAATACACTGGACGTTACAGCTACCTCGATCCTCCCCCAGATAAAGAAACTGATCGATCATGACCTTATTGTCCAGGAAGACAGAATGTATAAACTCACAGTTCTGGGAGAATTCATTATCAAGAAGATAAAACCCCTAATAAGTGCTCTAGAAGTAATTGAGAAAAATAACTCATACTGGACAGGTCACGATCTGAACGCAATCCCACGCCACTTGCTGGAACGTGTATCCGAGTTAGGAGACTGTACCTTTATAGAGCCGGACCTTAATCACATATATGAACCTTCTCAAGAAATAATTGACAGCATGGCCAATGCAAAGCATGCTTCGACTTTTGCTTCATATTTCAACCCTGCCTATCTTCCCCTGTATGTTGAACTTGGCAGAAAAGATGCTGAACTTTCCCTGAATTTTACTCAATCTGTCTGGGACCATCTATCAAACGAACACTCAAATATGATAAATGAATTAATGGGTATGGATAATGTAAGCCTGTATGTTTCCAAAGAAGGAATAAAGCTTACTGAGATTACCGTGACCGATAGGACAATGTTGCTGGGTCTTTTTGATAAAAAGGGAAAATTCGACCAGCAATTCATTATAAGCTCCGAATCCAGTGCTCTTTTATGGGGCCAGGAACTGTTTGATTATTTCAAGAGGCTTTCCAGACAGGTAAATAAGATATGA
- a CDS encoding winged helix-turn-helix domain-containing protein: protein MDSSLLDVLFLSEKRKNLLLLLLDGPKNIEEIKSTLDVRSSPIMTQIKILMKQDLIVENNRLYKLSSIGEILVPKMKTILETFNVFDKNHDYWINQDMTSIPPEFLDEIGKLGNYIEVNPDRNHVFEYPKEVVKHLSESDKVRISSSFFLPIYPSLCIELAAKGTDITLVFTEYVYDRMLNDYKKELEHFLNLKHTKLYVCNNNNMKIASSIVTEKFMALSLFCNSGIYYNHNLVSFDESALKWGKNLFDHYKGIARPITRV from the coding sequence ATGGATTCATCACTACTGGATGTTCTCTTTCTTTCAGAAAAAAGGAAAAATCTACTTTTGCTGCTTCTGGACGGACCCAAGAACATCGAAGAAATCAAAAGTACACTTGATGTCCGCTCGAGCCCAATAATGACCCAGATAAAGATACTGATGAAGCAGGACCTTATTGTTGAGAATAACAGACTCTACAAACTTTCCAGTATAGGAGAGATTCTAGTTCCGAAGATGAAGACAATCCTTGAGACATTTAACGTTTTTGATAAAAACCACGACTACTGGATAAATCAGGATATGACATCAATCCCTCCTGAGTTTCTCGATGAAATAGGAAAGCTTGGAAACTATATTGAAGTAAACCCTGACCGAAACCACGTGTTTGAATATCCAAAAGAAGTTGTAAAACATCTGTCCGAATCTGATAAAGTGAGAATTTCATCCTCCTTTTTCCTACCTATCTATCCGTCCCTGTGCATCGAGCTTGCCGCAAAGGGCACGGACATAACTCTGGTGTTTACAGAATATGTTTATGATAGAATGCTCAATGACTACAAAAAGGAACTTGAACATTTCCTGAACCTGAAACATACCAAACTCTATGTCTGCAATAATAACAATATGAAAATTGCTTCAAGTATAGTCACGGAAAAGTTCATGGCACTCTCTCTCTTCTGCAATAGCGGAATTTACTACAATCATAACCTGGTAAGTTTTGATGAAAGCGCACTCAAGTGGGGAAAAAACCTTTTCGATCACTACAAAGGTATAGCAAGACCTATAACCAGAGTGTAA
- a CDS encoding redox-regulated ATPase YchF, with product MSMTIGLAGKPNAGKSTFFKAATLADVEIANYPFTTINANHGVTYVRVECPCKEKEKRCGKCVDGVRLVPIDIIDVAGLVPDAYKGRGLGNTFLDELRQAQAIIHVVDASGGTDAEGNPVDIGDHDPLEDVAFLNREITMWLYGILERNWVKLARKIQAEGLKLEVVIAEQLAGAGIRESHVSAALTETGLARLDHVKWSEEDMIRLCDTMREISKPLLLAANKADIASRENLDRLKDLDRIVVPVSAAAELALKSAAKNGLIKYSPGDRKFEVLDGDLTKAQKKGLEAIYKVIERLGSTGVQECINRTVFELLDLIVVYPVEDEGKWSDKVGNMLPDAYLMKRGSTCHDLAYQIHTDIGDRFLYAVDARTRLRLGEKHELKNGDVIKIVSTAK from the coding sequence ATGTCAATGACTATAGGACTTGCAGGAAAACCCAATGCGGGGAAATCCACTTTTTTCAAAGCTGCTACACTTGCAGACGTTGAAATTGCAAATTATCCTTTTACAACTATCAATGCTAATCATGGAGTTACCTATGTTCGAGTTGAATGTCCCTGCAAAGAGAAGGAAAAGAGATGCGGAAAGTGTGTGGACGGAGTGAGGCTTGTTCCGATTGATATAATTGACGTTGCCGGACTTGTCCCTGACGCATACAAAGGAAGGGGACTTGGAAATACTTTTCTGGATGAACTCAGGCAAGCTCAGGCAATTATTCATGTAGTAGATGCCTCAGGTGGGACTGACGCCGAGGGCAATCCTGTAGATATAGGAGATCATGACCCTCTTGAAGATGTAGCTTTCCTGAATAGGGAAATCACAATGTGGCTTTATGGCATTCTGGAAAGAAACTGGGTCAAGCTTGCCAGAAAAATTCAGGCTGAAGGGCTCAAACTCGAAGTAGTAATTGCAGAACAGCTTGCTGGAGCAGGAATAAGAGAGTCCCATGTTAGTGCAGCTTTAACAGAAACAGGGCTTGCAAGACTTGACCACGTTAAATGGAGCGAAGAAGACATGATCCGGCTCTGCGACACAATGAGAGAAATCAGCAAACCTCTACTTCTCGCCGCAAATAAAGCTGATATCGCTTCAAGAGAAAACCTGGACAGGCTTAAAGACCTTGATAGAATAGTAGTCCCTGTAAGTGCAGCAGCCGAGCTGGCACTTAAGTCTGCAGCAAAAAACGGGCTCATTAAGTACAGTCCGGGAGACAGAAAATTTGAAGTGCTTGACGGGGACCTTACAAAAGCCCAGAAAAAAGGGCTCGAAGCTATTTATAAAGTTATTGAGAGGCTTGGCAGTACAGGTGTCCAGGAGTGCATAAACAGGACTGTCTTCGAACTTCTAGATCTTATTGTTGTATATCCTGTTGAAGATGAAGGAAAATGGTCTGATAAAGTTGGGAATATGCTTCCTGATGCCTACCTTATGAAAAGAGGATCTACCTGCCATGACCTTGCTTACCAGATCCATACTGATATAGGAGACCGATTTTTATATGCAGTAGATGCAAGAACAAGGCTCAGGCTTGGGGAAAAGCATGAACTGAAAAATGGTGATGTAATCAAGATTGTATCCACTGCAAAGTAA
- a CDS encoding undecaprenyl diphosphate synthase family protein yields the protein MDLRSFAYPVYERYLTWQIAREFSNLPGHVAIILKETDLFDPEGIERLISTLSIFRKFGVQIVSIYVDILKTDPALKAEVASTLKAQLEKSFSSLPAGAGYRIYGADGEVNSTAPGKDFFVYVSLGFGGRDEIMRAVLTILSKVETGTVKPEEVDEKMLESHLLVNHEPDIMIRSGGQNLSDFLVWQSVYSELYFTDVNWKDVRKVDLLRAMRDFQKRKRRYGR from the coding sequence ATGGATCTACGTTCTTTTGCATATCCGGTTTATGAGAGGTACCTGACCTGGCAAATAGCCAGGGAATTTTCAAATCTTCCCGGACATGTAGCAATCATACTCAAAGAAACTGACCTTTTTGACCCTGAAGGAATAGAGAGGCTCATATCTACACTTAGTATTTTTAGAAAATTCGGGGTTCAAATCGTGAGCATCTATGTTGACATCCTGAAAACTGATCCGGCTTTGAAAGCCGAAGTCGCATCAACGCTCAAAGCACAGCTGGAAAAGAGCTTTTCTAGCCTTCCTGCTGGCGCAGGTTATAGAATTTATGGAGCTGACGGAGAGGTAAATAGCACTGCTCCTGGAAAGGACTTTTTTGTTTATGTATCATTGGGATTTGGAGGAAGAGATGAAATTATGAGGGCTGTACTGACGATCCTTTCCAAAGTTGAAACAGGAACTGTCAAGCCTGAAGAGGTGGATGAAAAAATGCTCGAATCTCATCTCCTTGTCAACCACGAACCTGATATCATGATTCGTTCTGGAGGGCAGAATCTTTCGGATTTTCTGGTTTGGCAGTCAGTTTATTCGGAACTTTATTTTACAGATGTTAACTGGAAAGATGTACGAAAGGTCGACCTGTTGAGAGCTATGAGGGACTTTCAGAAAAGAAAGAGAAGATACGGAAGGTGA
- a CDS encoding DUF5817 domain-containing protein, whose protein sequence is MIVCPKCRQHAQIIETGKKTLKCQNCGALLQTRKLRVFHFSEDLEDSVLFRTRLQAEISGKGRKDFSLDFSSTESEPLTPEVKTPVKELKVSEKNPSRFLPATKDPKLILLKILKTTGGKIEKEELQQKAFEKGITQEKFETILKNLLETGELYSPQPGIIKIV, encoded by the coding sequence GTGATTGTATGCCCAAAATGCCGACAGCATGCCCAGATAATAGAAACTGGAAAAAAAACACTAAAATGCCAGAATTGCGGTGCTCTCCTGCAAACCCGAAAATTGAGAGTATTTCACTTCTCCGAAGATCTTGAAGATTCAGTGCTTTTTCGAACTCGTCTGCAAGCTGAAATATCAGGAAAAGGCAGAAAAGACTTTTCACTGGATTTTTCCTCCACCGAGTCTGAACCTTTAACCCCTGAAGTTAAAACTCCCGTAAAAGAACTTAAAGTTTCAGAAAAAAATCCTTCCAGATTCCTTCCTGCAACAAAAGACCCAAAATTAATTCTTCTCAAAATTTTAAAAACTACAGGTGGGAAAATAGAAAAAGAAGAACTTCAACAGAAAGCCTTTGAAAAAGGAATAACTCAAGAGAAATTTGAAACAATTCTCAAAAACCTCCTGGAAACAGGAGAACTTTACTCTCCTCAACCAGGAATTATAAAAATTGTATGA
- a CDS encoding DUF128 domain-containing protein, which translates to MMDPQIERKLIEIMRVIHESDKPIGARAIADELNNRGYDIGERAVRYHLRILDERGFTSKHGYAGRTLTELGEREMNEALIADRFGFVISRIEEMAFRTSYNPETNEGVVPVNISYFDKDDLETVIEIVSYTAHEGYMISPRVRIIEEDEELFSLPPGKIGIATVCSVAFDGLLLKAGIPVEPAYGGILQIENRKPARFSDLISYSGTSIDPIQIFMSRRTTSVLDVLEKGEGKILANIRQINLSAYERAREIMEKVEKVGLAGYFPPGEVGETLLGAPIETGKFGIAIVGGINGICALEETGIKIKTNPVSTVMEYKTMTEI; encoded by the coding sequence ATGATGGATCCGCAAATTGAGCGAAAACTCATTGAAATTATGAGGGTGATTCACGAAAGTGACAAGCCTATAGGTGCCCGGGCAATAGCTGATGAACTTAATAACCGGGGCTATGATATAGGAGAGCGGGCTGTCCGCTACCATCTAAGGATCCTGGACGAGAGAGGGTTCACAAGCAAGCACGGGTATGCAGGACGTACACTTACCGAGCTTGGAGAAAGGGAGATGAATGAAGCCCTCATAGCAGATCGCTTTGGTTTTGTAATATCCCGAATAGAAGAGATGGCTTTCAGGACCTCATATAACCCCGAGACCAACGAAGGAGTAGTGCCTGTAAATATTTCATACTTTGATAAGGATGATTTGGAAACTGTTATTGAAATTGTTTCATACACTGCACACGAAGGATATATGATAAGCCCAAGAGTGAGAATAATCGAAGAAGATGAAGAGCTGTTTTCCCTGCCTCCCGGAAAAATCGGAATAGCTACGGTCTGCAGCGTTGCTTTTGACGGGCTCCTTCTCAAAGCGGGCATCCCTGTAGAACCTGCCTACGGTGGGATTCTTCAAATCGAAAATCGAAAACCTGCACGGTTTTCAGATTTGATTTCCTACAGTGGAACCTCAATTGATCCCATACAGATTTTCATGAGCAGAAGAACCACTTCTGTCCTCGACGTACTTGAAAAGGGAGAAGGCAAAATCCTTGCCAATATTCGGCAGATCAATTTATCAGCTTACGAAAGAGCCAGAGAAATTATGGAAAAGGTAGAAAAAGTTGGCCTTGCAGGTTATTTTCCTCCGGGAGAAGTAGGTGAAACCCTACTTGGAGCGCCTATCGAAACCGGGAAGTTCGGGATTGCAATCGTAGGAGGCATTAACGGCATCTGTGCCCTTGAAGAAACCGGAATTAAAATCAAGACGAATCCTGTTTCTACTGTTATGGAATATAAAACCATGACAGAAATCTGA
- a CDS encoding MBL fold metallo-hydrolase, with product MFRLTVIYDNKTGQGFTGSWGFSALIETSHETLLFDTGWDGLLLLRHMKRLNIDPEGVGKLILSHQHWDHIGGLPEVLQANRGLEVYVPASFSENLKREIEKRAILTEIKESVEISHGIRSTGELGDKIKEQALILNTGNGSYVLTGCAHPGISTILDTASQYGKVKGILGGLHDNEEFERLRGMELIAAGHCTAHREKIKEIFPASFVEIEVGLRIDLE from the coding sequence ATGTTCAGGCTTACTGTTATCTATGACAACAAAACCGGTCAGGGCTTTACAGGAAGCTGGGGTTTTTCAGCTCTCATTGAAACTAGTCATGAAACCCTTCTTTTTGACACCGGGTGGGATGGACTTCTCCTCCTTAGACATATGAAGAGGCTCAATATTGACCCAGAAGGTGTCGGAAAACTGATTCTCTCTCACCAGCACTGGGACCATATCGGAGGTCTTCCTGAGGTTCTTCAGGCAAATCGTGGGCTTGAAGTCTATGTTCCTGCTTCTTTTTCGGAGAATCTTAAAAGAGAAATTGAGAAAAGAGCGATTCTTACCGAAATAAAAGAGTCTGTAGAAATCTCTCATGGTATCAGGAGTACAGGAGAACTCGGAGACAAAATAAAGGAGCAGGCGCTTATTCTGAATACGGGAAACGGATCTTACGTACTTACAGGCTGCGCTCACCCCGGAATTTCCACAATCCTGGATACTGCCAGTCAGTACGGAAAAGTAAAGGGAATTTTAGGAGGGCTTCACGATAACGAGGAGTTTGAAAGGCTGAGAGGGATGGAACTCATAGCAGCAGGGCATTGTACTGCTCATAGAGAAAAAATAAAAGAAATTTTTCCGGCGAGTTTTGTAGAAATTGAAGTCGGTCTGCGCATTGATCTGGAATAA